In Platichthys flesus chromosome 20, fPlaFle2.1, whole genome shotgun sequence, a single genomic region encodes these proteins:
- the ccser2b gene encoding serine-rich coiled-coil domain-containing protein 2 isoform X2 has translation MSAPPSCLVHTPAMPTMVSRLPKFGSQPKSIAASNGAQISTPTAGTVISAAATSSLLTNGFYHHPGPMGVNGSVTAPPSAVKKNGFIRVPTSISMNWKKENSRTEDGPDAEREWKRATGGNVLPGNHIHQYYNQRQGSAAGGREAKKSTTSLAGKVRGYSPPVTSSSSPSPQSSPRTVPVSKLGSPGSKPGQTTSRTNGTKRAPTGLAGSRPRTVSNGSLRQPHSFARPGSGPGPRSGSPFLKKPAASRSHSSDSLGSAAPVQLTEEDRSRSLTQVRQQPSPLLIPSYSNKRAAERGLRESTSSLGPPRGSLVKLPVICHTPEGRGGGVKVPLRSGVSIPSLLPPSALKKPLLPSLGPASKPSGISYKLSRPSLIKQPRPLRMTAPSVSGGEQEVNLGLNSAEMASTTGNSPERSPEALEPEGLSTEPMSQTEVSIVAETLEDMSLSSASSLDRNDTSQEYMDDFDNLGNGGVGLMLLSSKNDEDDSGLDQSCARFDEDKAASSGASKAVGLCFLEDGVDWAAVRLSGDRAEHHLTSRRRSSQPDYHEQGGSSLDLSPSDSCGSGGTYMWDEEGLEPLGGALTTASINCSSTHHIGSFGSEANSIDVLNTLDSCDLEDDDLMLDEDFAEDGSLHSDGEGLSHMAQWRRRQLCWGTQDVHDNESDLMCYKLAEDPGNKRTDATRDDDLILDLCPSRTLGAGGVDVDDLADDCSALRSQLEKLQVFLLQEDDVDEDTLTTDTLSPETNQSPLSSDTQVQALLQEVQQLREELRSRDQTIAQLTLQLTVPSATARCRCQEMTGTRDGHTQTSRTERESVASQTPWREHTALPPVPFLSPPWQYQRSRPYRGRPRSGIPSHLARKITGTSLLRPGRPGTTDGQIVHATACPSSAPSSPLQ, from the exons ATGTCAGCCCCTCCCTCTTGTCTTGTCCACACTCCTGCCATGCCCACCATGGTTTCTAGGCTGCCCAAGTTTGGTTCGCAGCCCAAATCCATCGCAGCCTCCAATGGTGCTCAGATTTCAACTCCGACCGCCGGCACCGTCATCAGCGCCGCTGCGACCAGCAGCCTCCTCACCAACGGGTTCTACCATCATCCTGGCCCGATGGGGGTCAACGGTAGCGTAACAGCGCCCCCCTCTGCTGTCAAGAAGAATGGATTCATCAGAGTGCCGACTTCGATTTCCATGAACTGGAAGAAGGAGAACAGTAGGACAGAAGATGGCCCCGACGCAGAGCGCGAGTGGAAAAGAGCAACAGGCGGGAATGTTCTCCCCGGCAACCACATCCATCAGTATTATAACCAACGACAGGGATCGGCAGCGGGGGGGCGAGAAGCCAAAAAGTCGACCACATCATTGGCAGGAAAAGTTCGTGGTTATAGTCCGCCCGTGACATCATCATCGTCTCCGTCACCACAGTCCAGCCCGAGAACAGTTCCTGTTTCTAAACTCGGCTCCCCGGGTTCCAAACCGGGTCAGACCACGTCCAGGACCAACGGGACAAAACGGGCTCCAACTGGTCTCGCTGGATCTCGACCGCGGACTGTATCCAATGGTTCCCTGAGGCAGCCTCACAGTTTTGCTCGTCCTGGTTCTGGTCCCGGTCCTCGATCAGGTTCCCCCTTCCTGAAGAAACCGGCAGCCAGCCGCTCACACTCCAGCGACAGCCTCGGCTCCGCCGCGCCGGTCCAGCTGACTGAAGAAGACCGATCACGTAGCCTCACCCAGGTCCGACAGCAGCCCTCCCCCTTACTCATCCCTTCCTACTCCAATAAGAGAGCTGCTGAGCGTGGCCTCAGAGAATCAACCTCCTCTCTGGGTCCACCTAGAGGCAGTTTGGTAAAGTTACCTGTTATTTGCCACACTCcagagggaagagggggaggggtcAAAGTTCCcctgaggtcaggggtcagcaTCCCCTCCCTCCTACCCCCCTCTGCCTTAAAGAAACCCCTCCTACCCAGCCTCGGCCCCGCCTCCAAGCCCAGCGGTATCAGCTACAAGCTGTCACGCCCGTCACTCATCAAGCAACCCCGCCCCCTGCGGATGACCGCGCCCAGCGTGTCGGGaggtgaacaggaagtgaacctgGGTCTGAACTCAGCGGAGATGGCGTCTACGACAGGAAACAGCCCAG AAAGAAGCCCAGAGGCTCTGGAGCCGGAGGGACTGTCCACGGAGCCCATGTCCCAGACAGAGGTGTCGATTGTTGCGGAGACACTGGAGGACATGTCTCTGTCTTCAGCCTCCTCTCTGGACAGGAACGACACCAGTCAGGAGTATATGGACGACTTCGACAACCTCG GAAATGGAGGAGTTGGTTTGATGCTCCTTTCCTCCAAAAACGATGAAGACGACTCGGGCCTCGACCAATCGTGTGCCAGGTTTGACGAGGACAAGGCGGCCAGTAGCGGCGCCAGTAAGGCAGTGGGTCTGTGTTTCCTGGAGGACGGGGTGGACTGGGCCGCTGTGAGGTTAAGTG GCGATCGAGCGGAGCATCATCtgaccagcaggaggaggtCGAGTCAGCCCGATTATCACGAGCAG GGAGGTTCATCCCTGGATCTGTCGCCCTCCGACAGCTGTGGGTCGGGGGGCACCTACATGTGGGACGAGGAGGGTCTGGAGCCCCTAGGGGGCGCCCTCACCACCGCTTCCATCAACTGCAGCAGCACCCACCACATCGGGAGCTTCGGCTCGGAGGCCAACAGCATC GACGTCTTGAACACCCTGGACTCTTGTGACCTGGAGGATGATGATCTCATGCTGGATGAAGACTTTGCAGAAGATGGCTCCCTCCACAGCG ACGGAGAGGGGCTGTCCCACATGgctcagtggaggaggaggcagctctGCTGGGGGACGCAGGACGTCCATGACAatgagag TGACCTCATGTGCTACAAGCTCGCTGAGGATCCTGGGAATAAGAGAACCGACGCCACCAGGGACGATGACCTCATTCTTGACCTCTGTCCTTCCAG GACTCTGGGAGCTGGTGGTGTGGATGTGGACGACCTGGCTGACGACTGCTCTGCACTGAGGTCAcagctggagaagctgcaggtgttcctgctgcag GAGGACGATGTGGACGAAGACACTCTGACCACTGACACTCTGAGTCCTGAGACCAACCAATCACCTCTCAGCTCTGACACTCAG gtgcaggctctcctgcaggaggtgcagcagctcagggaggagctgaggagtcGGGACCAAACCATCGCTCAGCTCACACtgcagctg actgtTCCCTCAGCGACTGCCAGGTGTCGTTGTCAGGAGATGACAGGAACGagggatggacacacacagacgagcaggacggagagagagagcgtggccTCGCAGACGCCCTGGAGAGAGCACAcg gctctccctcctgttcctttcctctctcctccctggcAGTACCAGCGCTCCAGGCCTTACAGGGGGAGGCCGAGGTCGGGCATCCCCTCCCACCTCGCTAGAAAAA tcacAGGTACTTCACTCCTCCGGCCAGGACGACCAGGAACCACTGACGGGCAGATTGTCCACGCCACTGCCTGCCCAAGCTCCGCCCCCAGCTCGCCCCTGCAATGA
- the ccser2b gene encoding serine-rich coiled-coil domain-containing protein 2 isoform X3 codes for MSAPPSCLVHTPAMPTMVSRLPKFGSQPKSIAASNGAQISTPTAGTVISAAATSSLLTNGFYHHPGPMGVNGSVTAPPSAVKKNGFIRVPTSISMNWKKENSRTEDGPDAEREWKRATGGNVLPGNHIHQYYNQRQGSAAGGREAKKSTTSLAGKVRGYSPPVTSSSSPSPQSSPRTVPVSKLGSPGSKPGQTTSRTNGTKRAPTGLAGSRPRTVSNGSLRQPHSFARPGSGPGPRSGSPFLKKPAASRSHSSDSLGSAAPVQLTEEDRSRSLTQVRQQPSPLLIPSYSNKRAAERGLRESTSSLGPPRGSLVKLPVICHTPEGRGGGVKVPLRSGVSIPSLLPPSALKKPLLPSLGPASKPSGISYKLSRPSLIKQPRPLRMTAPSVSGGEQEVNLGLNSAEMASTTGNSPERSPEALEPEGLSTEPMSQTEVSIVAETLEDMSLSSASSLDRNDTSQEYMDDFDNLGNGGVGLMLLSSKNDEDDSGLDQSCARFDEDKAASSGASKAVGLCFLEDGVDWAAVRLSGDRAEHHLTSRRRSSQPDYHEQGGSSLDLSPSDSCGSGGTYMWDEEGLEPLGGALTTASINCSSTHHIGSFGSEANSIDVLNTLDSCDLEDDDLMLDEDFAEDGSLHSDGEGLSHMAQWRRRQLCWGTQDVHDNESDLMCYKLAEDPGNKRTDATRDDDLILDLCPSRTLGAGGVDVDDLADDCSALRSQLEKLQVFLLQEDDVDEDTLTTDTLSPETNQSPLSSDTQVQALLQEVQQLREELRSRDQTIAQLTLQLTVPSATARCRCQEMTGTRDGHTQTSRTERESVASQTPWREHTALPPVPFLSPPWQYQRSRPYRGRPRSGIPSHLARKKVEKLVLYFSDTACHRYFTPPARTTRNH; via the exons ATGTCAGCCCCTCCCTCTTGTCTTGTCCACACTCCTGCCATGCCCACCATGGTTTCTAGGCTGCCCAAGTTTGGTTCGCAGCCCAAATCCATCGCAGCCTCCAATGGTGCTCAGATTTCAACTCCGACCGCCGGCACCGTCATCAGCGCCGCTGCGACCAGCAGCCTCCTCACCAACGGGTTCTACCATCATCCTGGCCCGATGGGGGTCAACGGTAGCGTAACAGCGCCCCCCTCTGCTGTCAAGAAGAATGGATTCATCAGAGTGCCGACTTCGATTTCCATGAACTGGAAGAAGGAGAACAGTAGGACAGAAGATGGCCCCGACGCAGAGCGCGAGTGGAAAAGAGCAACAGGCGGGAATGTTCTCCCCGGCAACCACATCCATCAGTATTATAACCAACGACAGGGATCGGCAGCGGGGGGGCGAGAAGCCAAAAAGTCGACCACATCATTGGCAGGAAAAGTTCGTGGTTATAGTCCGCCCGTGACATCATCATCGTCTCCGTCACCACAGTCCAGCCCGAGAACAGTTCCTGTTTCTAAACTCGGCTCCCCGGGTTCCAAACCGGGTCAGACCACGTCCAGGACCAACGGGACAAAACGGGCTCCAACTGGTCTCGCTGGATCTCGACCGCGGACTGTATCCAATGGTTCCCTGAGGCAGCCTCACAGTTTTGCTCGTCCTGGTTCTGGTCCCGGTCCTCGATCAGGTTCCCCCTTCCTGAAGAAACCGGCAGCCAGCCGCTCACACTCCAGCGACAGCCTCGGCTCCGCCGCGCCGGTCCAGCTGACTGAAGAAGACCGATCACGTAGCCTCACCCAGGTCCGACAGCAGCCCTCCCCCTTACTCATCCCTTCCTACTCCAATAAGAGAGCTGCTGAGCGTGGCCTCAGAGAATCAACCTCCTCTCTGGGTCCACCTAGAGGCAGTTTGGTAAAGTTACCTGTTATTTGCCACACTCcagagggaagagggggaggggtcAAAGTTCCcctgaggtcaggggtcagcaTCCCCTCCCTCCTACCCCCCTCTGCCTTAAAGAAACCCCTCCTACCCAGCCTCGGCCCCGCCTCCAAGCCCAGCGGTATCAGCTACAAGCTGTCACGCCCGTCACTCATCAAGCAACCCCGCCCCCTGCGGATGACCGCGCCCAGCGTGTCGGGaggtgaacaggaagtgaacctgGGTCTGAACTCAGCGGAGATGGCGTCTACGACAGGAAACAGCCCAG AAAGAAGCCCAGAGGCTCTGGAGCCGGAGGGACTGTCCACGGAGCCCATGTCCCAGACAGAGGTGTCGATTGTTGCGGAGACACTGGAGGACATGTCTCTGTCTTCAGCCTCCTCTCTGGACAGGAACGACACCAGTCAGGAGTATATGGACGACTTCGACAACCTCG GAAATGGAGGAGTTGGTTTGATGCTCCTTTCCTCCAAAAACGATGAAGACGACTCGGGCCTCGACCAATCGTGTGCCAGGTTTGACGAGGACAAGGCGGCCAGTAGCGGCGCCAGTAAGGCAGTGGGTCTGTGTTTCCTGGAGGACGGGGTGGACTGGGCCGCTGTGAGGTTAAGTG GCGATCGAGCGGAGCATCATCtgaccagcaggaggaggtCGAGTCAGCCCGATTATCACGAGCAG GGAGGTTCATCCCTGGATCTGTCGCCCTCCGACAGCTGTGGGTCGGGGGGCACCTACATGTGGGACGAGGAGGGTCTGGAGCCCCTAGGGGGCGCCCTCACCACCGCTTCCATCAACTGCAGCAGCACCCACCACATCGGGAGCTTCGGCTCGGAGGCCAACAGCATC GACGTCTTGAACACCCTGGACTCTTGTGACCTGGAGGATGATGATCTCATGCTGGATGAAGACTTTGCAGAAGATGGCTCCCTCCACAGCG ACGGAGAGGGGCTGTCCCACATGgctcagtggaggaggaggcagctctGCTGGGGGACGCAGGACGTCCATGACAatgagag TGACCTCATGTGCTACAAGCTCGCTGAGGATCCTGGGAATAAGAGAACCGACGCCACCAGGGACGATGACCTCATTCTTGACCTCTGTCCTTCCAG GACTCTGGGAGCTGGTGGTGTGGATGTGGACGACCTGGCTGACGACTGCTCTGCACTGAGGTCAcagctggagaagctgcaggtgttcctgctgcag GAGGACGATGTGGACGAAGACACTCTGACCACTGACACTCTGAGTCCTGAGACCAACCAATCACCTCTCAGCTCTGACACTCAG gtgcaggctctcctgcaggaggtgcagcagctcagggaggagctgaggagtcGGGACCAAACCATCGCTCAGCTCACACtgcagctg actgtTCCCTCAGCGACTGCCAGGTGTCGTTGTCAGGAGATGACAGGAACGagggatggacacacacagacgagcaggacggagagagagagcgtggccTCGCAGACGCCCTGGAGAGAGCACAcg gctctccctcctgttcctttcctctctcctccctggcAGTACCAGCGCTCCAGGCCTTACAGGGGGAGGCCGAGGTCGGGCATCCCCTCCCACCTCGCTAGAAAAA AAGTGGAAAAACTAGTGCTTTACTTCAGTGACACAGCCTG tcacAGGTACTTCACTCCTCCGGCCAGGACGACCAGGAACCACTGA
- the ccser2b gene encoding serine-rich coiled-coil domain-containing protein 2 isoform X1, with protein MSAPPSCLVHTPAMPTMVSRLPKFGSQPKSIAASNGAQISTPTAGTVISAAATSSLLTNGFYHHPGPMGVNGSVTAPPSAVKKNGFIRVPTSISMNWKKENSRTEDGPDAEREWKRATGGNVLPGNHIHQYYNQRQGSAAGGREAKKSTTSLAGKVRGYSPPVTSSSSPSPQSSPRTVPVSKLGSPGSKPGQTTSRTNGTKRAPTGLAGSRPRTVSNGSLRQPHSFARPGSGPGPRSGSPFLKKPAASRSHSSDSLGSAAPVQLTEEDRSRSLTQVRQQPSPLLIPSYSNKRAAERGLRESTSSLGPPRGSLVKLPVICHTPEGRGGGVKVPLRSGVSIPSLLPPSALKKPLLPSLGPASKPSGISYKLSRPSLIKQPRPLRMTAPSVSGGEQEVNLGLNSAEMASTTGNSPERSPEALEPEGLSTEPMSQTEVSIVAETLEDMSLSSASSLDRNDTSQEYMDDFDNLGNGGVGLMLLSSKNDEDDSGLDQSCARFDEDKAASSGASKAVGLCFLEDGVDWAAVRLSGDRAEHHLTSRRRSSQPDYHEQGGSSLDLSPSDSCGSGGTYMWDEEGLEPLGGALTTASINCSSTHHIGSFGSEANSIDVLNTLDSCDLEDDDLMLDEDFAEDGSLHSDGEGLSHMAQWRRRQLCWGTQDVHDNESDLMCYKLAEDPGNKRTDATRDDDLILDLCPSRTLGAGGVDVDDLADDCSALRSQLEKLQVFLLQEDDVDEDTLTTDTLSPETNQSPLSSDTQVQALLQEVQQLREELRSRDQTIAQLTLQLTVPSATARCRCQEMTGTRDGHTQTSRTERESVASQTPWREHTSQVLHSSGQDDQEPLTGRLSTPLPAQAPPPARPCNETPSDPNATDFTTREDDGKSSMKESRGAHSRSLKLPHPSKLRLFLSQTSCTPPPSTTRASKPPSTLLDPESHASSGVRLGMLDFSFGSSRLPKPKSH; from the exons ATGTCAGCCCCTCCCTCTTGTCTTGTCCACACTCCTGCCATGCCCACCATGGTTTCTAGGCTGCCCAAGTTTGGTTCGCAGCCCAAATCCATCGCAGCCTCCAATGGTGCTCAGATTTCAACTCCGACCGCCGGCACCGTCATCAGCGCCGCTGCGACCAGCAGCCTCCTCACCAACGGGTTCTACCATCATCCTGGCCCGATGGGGGTCAACGGTAGCGTAACAGCGCCCCCCTCTGCTGTCAAGAAGAATGGATTCATCAGAGTGCCGACTTCGATTTCCATGAACTGGAAGAAGGAGAACAGTAGGACAGAAGATGGCCCCGACGCAGAGCGCGAGTGGAAAAGAGCAACAGGCGGGAATGTTCTCCCCGGCAACCACATCCATCAGTATTATAACCAACGACAGGGATCGGCAGCGGGGGGGCGAGAAGCCAAAAAGTCGACCACATCATTGGCAGGAAAAGTTCGTGGTTATAGTCCGCCCGTGACATCATCATCGTCTCCGTCACCACAGTCCAGCCCGAGAACAGTTCCTGTTTCTAAACTCGGCTCCCCGGGTTCCAAACCGGGTCAGACCACGTCCAGGACCAACGGGACAAAACGGGCTCCAACTGGTCTCGCTGGATCTCGACCGCGGACTGTATCCAATGGTTCCCTGAGGCAGCCTCACAGTTTTGCTCGTCCTGGTTCTGGTCCCGGTCCTCGATCAGGTTCCCCCTTCCTGAAGAAACCGGCAGCCAGCCGCTCACACTCCAGCGACAGCCTCGGCTCCGCCGCGCCGGTCCAGCTGACTGAAGAAGACCGATCACGTAGCCTCACCCAGGTCCGACAGCAGCCCTCCCCCTTACTCATCCCTTCCTACTCCAATAAGAGAGCTGCTGAGCGTGGCCTCAGAGAATCAACCTCCTCTCTGGGTCCACCTAGAGGCAGTTTGGTAAAGTTACCTGTTATTTGCCACACTCcagagggaagagggggaggggtcAAAGTTCCcctgaggtcaggggtcagcaTCCCCTCCCTCCTACCCCCCTCTGCCTTAAAGAAACCCCTCCTACCCAGCCTCGGCCCCGCCTCCAAGCCCAGCGGTATCAGCTACAAGCTGTCACGCCCGTCACTCATCAAGCAACCCCGCCCCCTGCGGATGACCGCGCCCAGCGTGTCGGGaggtgaacaggaagtgaacctgGGTCTGAACTCAGCGGAGATGGCGTCTACGACAGGAAACAGCCCAG AAAGAAGCCCAGAGGCTCTGGAGCCGGAGGGACTGTCCACGGAGCCCATGTCCCAGACAGAGGTGTCGATTGTTGCGGAGACACTGGAGGACATGTCTCTGTCTTCAGCCTCCTCTCTGGACAGGAACGACACCAGTCAGGAGTATATGGACGACTTCGACAACCTCG GAAATGGAGGAGTTGGTTTGATGCTCCTTTCCTCCAAAAACGATGAAGACGACTCGGGCCTCGACCAATCGTGTGCCAGGTTTGACGAGGACAAGGCGGCCAGTAGCGGCGCCAGTAAGGCAGTGGGTCTGTGTTTCCTGGAGGACGGGGTGGACTGGGCCGCTGTGAGGTTAAGTG GCGATCGAGCGGAGCATCATCtgaccagcaggaggaggtCGAGTCAGCCCGATTATCACGAGCAG GGAGGTTCATCCCTGGATCTGTCGCCCTCCGACAGCTGTGGGTCGGGGGGCACCTACATGTGGGACGAGGAGGGTCTGGAGCCCCTAGGGGGCGCCCTCACCACCGCTTCCATCAACTGCAGCAGCACCCACCACATCGGGAGCTTCGGCTCGGAGGCCAACAGCATC GACGTCTTGAACACCCTGGACTCTTGTGACCTGGAGGATGATGATCTCATGCTGGATGAAGACTTTGCAGAAGATGGCTCCCTCCACAGCG ACGGAGAGGGGCTGTCCCACATGgctcagtggaggaggaggcagctctGCTGGGGGACGCAGGACGTCCATGACAatgagag TGACCTCATGTGCTACAAGCTCGCTGAGGATCCTGGGAATAAGAGAACCGACGCCACCAGGGACGATGACCTCATTCTTGACCTCTGTCCTTCCAG GACTCTGGGAGCTGGTGGTGTGGATGTGGACGACCTGGCTGACGACTGCTCTGCACTGAGGTCAcagctggagaagctgcaggtgttcctgctgcag GAGGACGATGTGGACGAAGACACTCTGACCACTGACACTCTGAGTCCTGAGACCAACCAATCACCTCTCAGCTCTGACACTCAG gtgcaggctctcctgcaggaggtgcagcagctcagggaggagctgaggagtcGGGACCAAACCATCGCTCAGCTCACACtgcagctg actgtTCCCTCAGCGACTGCCAGGTGTCGTTGTCAGGAGATGACAGGAACGagggatggacacacacagacgagcaggacggagagagagagcgtggccTCGCAGACGCCCTGGAGAGAGCACAcg tcacAGGTACTTCACTCCTCCGGCCAGGACGACCAGGAACCACTGACGGGCAGATTGTCCACGCCACTGCCTGCCCAAGCTCCGCCCCCAGCTCGCCCCTGCAATGAGACGCCATCTGACCCAAACGCAACTGACTTCACGACcagagaggatgatgggaaAAGTTCAATGAAAGAGTCCAGAGGAGCCCACAGCAGATCACTGAAGCTCCCGCATCCCTCCAAGCTCCGCCTCTTCCTGTCTCAGACCTCCTGcacgccccccccctccacgaCCAGGGCGTCCAAGCCGCCGTCGACCCTTCTTGACCCAGAGAGCCACGCCTCCTCTGGGGTTAGGCTCGGAATGCTGGACTTCAGCTTCGGCTCGTCACGCCTCCCGAAACCAAAGAGCCACTGA